One genomic segment of Methylocystis sp. SC2 includes these proteins:
- a CDS encoding ABC transporter permease: MTKRHRARFLLVRLGAQNVGRRLLRSLLLGLAVMIAVGVVFSGFVTGWSLREGILTTFSRMGADLLVVPRGALVNITSTLLTIQPTDLDLDAALGDKLRAVPGVAKVAAQRLIRASVEGRAINLIAYDQATDFTVESWLPAGEKPVAATGGLLVGERVALKTGEALTICGRSLVVTGRLGRTGVGPFDESYFITFSALDELVAAAIRARPANIPVHPPATSPSEEVDATHHDHAAGRPECLPSIARDRVSAFLLQLSPGASAEQARFAIGQIPAIKIVTGNPIFTAARQSLGSLFWGVAIFAGLLMLAIFFLVSLLFSAIVQERYREIGVLRAMGARPAQIISITLIEAGLITGFGGLLGIGAGFALIFVFARSLGFYFSSLGVPFDAPPAGIIGIAAGAAALCGVAIGVGGAFVAAWRTRRLEPYAMIQMESAR, from the coding sequence ATGACGAAACGCCATCGCGCGCGCTTCCTGCTGGTGCGGCTCGGCGCTCAGAACGTCGGCCGTCGGCTGCTGCGCAGTCTCCTGCTCGGCTTGGCGGTGATGATCGCCGTCGGGGTCGTCTTCTCCGGCTTCGTCACCGGCTGGTCGTTGCGGGAAGGAATCTTGACGACCTTTTCACGAATGGGCGCCGATCTCCTTGTCGTGCCGCGTGGCGCCCTGGTGAACATCACCAGCACGTTGCTCACGATACAGCCGACGGATCTCGATCTGGATGCTGCGCTGGGCGACAAGCTCAGAGCCGTTCCCGGCGTGGCGAAGGTCGCCGCGCAGCGTCTCATCCGCGCGAGCGTCGAGGGGCGCGCGATCAATCTGATCGCCTATGATCAAGCGACCGATTTCACCGTCGAATCCTGGCTGCCCGCGGGGGAGAAACCCGTAGCGGCCACGGGGGGCCTGCTTGTTGGGGAGCGGGTCGCGCTGAAGACCGGCGAAGCCCTGACGATTTGTGGCCGTTCGCTGGTCGTGACGGGCCGATTGGGCCGAACCGGCGTGGGCCCCTTCGATGAATCTTATTTCATCACCTTTTCCGCGCTCGACGAACTTGTCGCCGCCGCGATCCGGGCGCGCCCTGCGAACATTCCTGTTCATCCGCCCGCGACTTCGCCTTCGGAAGAGGTCGATGCGACGCATCATGATCACGCCGCAGGACGGCCTGAATGCCTTCCGTCAATCGCGCGGGATCGTGTCTCTGCATTTCTCCTGCAGCTGTCGCCCGGCGCCTCGGCGGAGCAAGCGCGTTTCGCCATCGGACAGATCCCGGCAATCAAAATTGTCACGGGCAATCCGATCTTCACCGCTGCGCGCCAATCGCTTGGCAGTCTTTTCTGGGGCGTGGCGATCTTTGCAGGCTTGCTGATGCTGGCGATCTTCTTTCTCGTGTCGTTGTTGTTTTCCGCCATTGTCCAGGAGCGCTATCGCGAAATCGGCGTGCTACGGGCCATGGGCGCGCGGCCGGCGCAGATCATATCGATCACGCTTATCGAGGCGGGTCTCATCACAGGCTTTGGCGGCCTGTTAGGCATCGGCGCGGGTTTCGCGCTGATCTTCGTTTTTGCCCGTTCTCTCGGTTTTTACTTCTCGTCTCTCGGCGTGCCCTTCGACGCCCCGCCTGCAGGAATCATAGGGATCGCGGCGGGCGCCGCCGCGCTCTGCGGCGTCGCGATCGGCGTCGGAGGGGCTTTCGTCGCCGCCTGGCGGACGCGGCGTCTCGAACCCTATGCGATGATCCAGATGGAAAGCGCGCGATGA